In the Leptotrichia sp. oral taxon 212 genome, one interval contains:
- a CDS encoding DUF488 domain-containing protein, with amino-acid sequence MNRLIWKRIYEKVEDSDGFRVFVDRLWARGIKKETAAIDYWAKEITPTKELREDYHRGKISFEIFSEKYSDELNKNPYFNQFIQKIEKKLEKENVTFVFASKTPEFSHIPILRKYIDEKLEKEL; translated from the coding sequence ATGAACAGATTAATCTGGAAAAGAATTTACGAAAAAGTAGAAGATAGCGACGGATTCAGAGTATTTGTAGATAGACTTTGGGCAAGAGGAATTAAAAAGGAAACAGCGGCTATTGACTACTGGGCAAAAGAAATTACGCCGACAAAAGAACTTAGAGAAGATTATCATAGAGGAAAAATAAGTTTTGAAATATTTTCTGAAAAATATTCTGATGAACTGAATAAAAATCCTTATTTTAATCAATTTATCCAGAAAATAGAAAAAAAGCTGGAAAAAGAAAATGTTACATTTGTTTTTGCCAGTAAGACACCTGAATTTAGTCATATTCCAATTTTGAGAAAATATATTGATGAAAAATTAGAAAAAGAGTTGTAG
- a CDS encoding APC family permease: MEKTIKDNLLKRVLGLPTATFLVVNMIIGSGIFFKTQGVLEITDATPGFALLAWVSAGIINLCGGLTVAELSGAIPETGGMVTWLKRIFGEKIGYLAGWTYAFVFWPAYMSAQANVISLQLSRLFNVNSSYQNIIAVSFIVFLFVMNFMGAKTGGIITNIFTVAKLMPIIFIVTAAFFFDRGSTGNLTPVLPAGGNAAGNITMFGAAILSCMFAYDGWQHAGTIAGEMKNPKKDLPKAITIGIVGVCIVYFIINLAYLYVLPAKMLVNTSTPAADVASVLFGKGIGAKLITVGIIISVFGTLNGSVLISTRIPYIMALNNELPYSEKFTKLHPKFKTSFASFILMFVIGVTMTFLGTFNTLADMAMFSWWIFNVLAFIGVIKFRKDCPDIERPYKVPFYPFVPAVAITGGIIVLVSALITQTALALTGLALTGSGMIVYYFVKRNEANEQINLEKNLRKSRR; the protein is encoded by the coding sequence ATGGAAAAAACAATAAAAGATAACTTGTTAAAAAGAGTACTGGGATTACCAACAGCTACATTCCTTGTAGTTAATATGATAATAGGATCGGGGATATTTTTTAAAACTCAGGGAGTCCTGGAAATTACTGATGCAACTCCAGGCTTTGCTCTGCTAGCATGGGTCTCGGCAGGTATAATTAATTTGTGTGGAGGACTTACGGTAGCTGAGCTTTCAGGAGCTATTCCTGAGACAGGTGGAATGGTAACATGGCTAAAAAGAATATTTGGGGAAAAAATAGGATATCTGGCAGGATGGACCTATGCTTTTGTATTCTGGCCGGCATATATGTCGGCACAGGCAAATGTTATTTCACTCCAGTTGAGCAGGCTGTTTAATGTTAATTCCTCGTATCAGAATATTATTGCAGTTTCATTTATAGTATTTCTATTTGTGATGAATTTTATGGGGGCTAAAACAGGAGGGATAATTACAAATATATTTACAGTGGCAAAACTGATGCCGATAATTTTTATAGTTACTGCGGCTTTCTTTTTTGACAGAGGTTCAACAGGAAACCTAACCCCAGTTCTGCCTGCCGGAGGAAATGCAGCAGGAAATATTACTATGTTTGGTGCGGCAATTCTTTCATGCATGTTTGCCTATGACGGATGGCAGCATGCCGGAACAATTGCAGGAGAAATGAAAAATCCGAAAAAGGATCTTCCAAAGGCAATTACAATTGGAATTGTGGGTGTGTGTATTGTTTATTTTATCATTAATTTAGCATATTTATATGTTTTACCTGCAAAAATGCTGGTAAATACTTCCACTCCTGCTGCGGATGTAGCTTCCGTACTTTTTGGGAAGGGAATAGGAGCTAAACTTATAACAGTGGGAATAATAATTTCAGTTTTTGGAACATTGAATGGAAGTGTCCTGATTTCTACAAGAATACCATATATAATGGCTTTAAATAATGAACTTCCTTATAGTGAAAAATTTACAAAACTTCATCCGAAATTTAAGACATCCTTTGCAAGTTTTATCTTAATGTTCGTAATAGGAGTCACTATGACATTTTTGGGAACATTTAATACATTAGCCGATATGGCAATGTTCAGTTGGTGGATTTTTAACGTGCTGGCTTTTATAGGAGTAATTAAATTTCGTAAGGACTGTCCTGACATCGAAAGACCTTACAAAGTTCCGTTTTATCCTTTTGTGCCTGCAGTAGCAATTACGGGAGGAATAATTGTTCTAGTAAGCGCTTTGATAACACAGACTGCATTGGCACTTACAGGACTGGCTTTGACAGGATCGGGAATGATAGTTTATTATTTTGTGAAAAGGAATGAGGCAAATGAACAGATTAATCTGGAAAAGAATTTACGAAAAAGTAGAAGATAG
- a CDS encoding alpha-ketoacid dehydrogenase subunit beta, whose product MTVKEAIITAMSEEMRRDENVFLIGEDVGIFGGDFGTSVGMLEEFGSERIKDTPISESAISGTAIGAAMTGLRPIVDVTFMDFIVYMMDNIVNQAAKTRYMFGGKGQVPVTFRCAAGSGVGSAAQHSQSLESWFCNIPGLKVVAPGTPADVKGLLKSAIRDNNPVIFLEYKAQYNMKGEVPIDPDFIIPLGKGEIKKEGTDITIVTYGRMLERVIKAAEEVEKDGINVEVVDPRTLIPLDKELILNSVKKTGKVILVNDAHKTNGFIGEISAMISESEAFDFLDSPIVRLASEDVPVPYNHTLETAIVPSVEKIINAIYKVMNKQ is encoded by the coding sequence ATGACTGTAAAGGAAGCAATTATAACAGCAATGTCGGAAGAAATGAGAAGAGATGAAAATGTATTTTTAATAGGTGAAGATGTTGGAATATTTGGGGGAGATTTCGGTACATCAGTAGGAATGCTGGAAGAATTTGGATCTGAAAGAATAAAGGATACTCCTATTTCAGAATCAGCAATTTCAGGAACAGCAATAGGAGCTGCTATGACAGGATTAAGACCAATTGTTGATGTGACATTTATGGATTTTATAGTATATATGATGGACAATATAGTAAATCAGGCAGCAAAAACAAGATACATGTTTGGAGGAAAAGGGCAAGTTCCTGTAACATTCAGATGTGCAGCAGGTTCGGGAGTAGGATCTGCGGCACAGCATTCCCAATCACTGGAATCATGGTTTTGCAATATACCGGGACTTAAAGTAGTGGCACCTGGGACACCGGCAGATGTAAAGGGACTTTTGAAATCAGCGATAAGAGATAATAACCCTGTGATTTTCCTTGAATATAAGGCACAGTATAATATGAAGGGAGAAGTTCCTATTGATCCTGATTTTATAATTCCTTTAGGAAAAGGAGAAATAAAAAAGGAAGGAACTGACATAACAATCGTAACATATGGAAGAATGCTGGAAAGAGTTATAAAAGCGGCAGAAGAAGTAGAGAAAGATGGAATAAATGTAGAAGTAGTGGATCCGAGAACATTAATTCCGCTGGATAAGGAACTGATATTGAATTCTGTAAAAAAAACAGGCAAAGTTATTCTTGTAAATGATGCCCATAAGACAAATGGTTTTATTGGAGAAATATCAGCAATGATTTCAGAAAGTGAAGCATTTGATTTTCTTGATAGTCCTATTGTGAGATTGGCTTCTGAAGATGTGCCGGTTCCTTACAACCATACTCTTGAAACGGCTATAGTACCAAGTGTGGAAAAAATTATAAATGCAATTTATAAAGTAATGAATAAACAGTAA
- a CDS encoding lipoate--protein ligase, with product MIYIKDTGSNDPAYNIALEEYCFKNLRQFDEIFFLWRNEPTIVVGKYQNTIEEINSEYTKEKGINIVRRISGGGAVYHDLNNLNYTIISNKDKGNGFNFKEFSFPIIETLAELGVKANFTGRNDLEIDGQKFCGNAQAYVKGRVMHHGCILFNVDFSALGDALKVSKDKIESKGVKSVRSRVTNILPHLKEPITVEKFSDKIMEYMKKHYPDMKEYKFSEEELKIIDKNAKEKHKNWDWVYGQSPEYNITRGKRFSNGKVQIFANVVNSKIKSIKIYGDFFGTKEDLSEFEEKLTGIKYTPEDVKEALKDIDIKEYFAGFTLDEIVEAIVE from the coding sequence ATGATTTATATTAAAGATACAGGTTCAAATGATCCAGCTTATAATATAGCTTTAGAAGAATATTGTTTTAAAAATTTAAGACAATTTGATGAAATATTTTTCTTATGGAGAAATGAGCCTACAATTGTTGTTGGAAAATATCAGAATACCATTGAAGAGATAAATTCTGAATATACTAAGGAAAAGGGAATAAATATTGTCAGAAGAATTTCAGGAGGTGGAGCAGTTTATCATGATCTTAACAACTTGAACTATACAATTATTTCAAATAAAGATAAGGGAAATGGATTTAATTTTAAGGAATTTTCATTTCCTATTATTGAAACACTTGCAGAATTGGGGGTAAAGGCAAATTTTACAGGAAGGAATGATCTCGAAATAGATGGACAGAAATTCTGTGGTAATGCTCAGGCATATGTAAAAGGGCGAGTGATGCATCATGGATGTATACTTTTCAATGTTGATTTCAGTGCTTTAGGAGATGCACTGAAAGTTTCGAAGGATAAAATAGAGTCTAAGGGAGTAAAATCTGTTAGAAGCAGAGTTACAAATATACTTCCACATTTGAAAGAGCCTATTACAGTAGAGAAATTTTCAGATAAAATAATGGAATATATGAAAAAACATTATCCTGATATGAAAGAATACAAATTTAGTGAAGAAGAACTGAAAATAATTGATAAAAATGCAAAAGAAAAGCATAAAAACTGGGATTGGGTGTATGGTCAATCGCCTGAATATAATATTACAAGAGGAAAAAGATTTTCTAATGGAAAAGTTCAGATTTTTGCCAATGTTGTAAATTCCAAGATAAAGAGTATAAAAATTTATGGAGATTTTTTTGGAACTAAAGAGGATTTATCAGAATTTGAGGAAAAACTGACAGGTATAAAATATACACCTGAAGATGTGAAGGAAGCTTTGAAAGATATAGATATAAAAGAATATTTTGCAGGATTTACACTGGATGAAATAGTGGAAGCAATAGTTGAATAA
- a CDS encoding acetylxylan esterase, translated as MENYLNYKGISPLPGDFDEFWNEEIRKADKFFKKELKYEMIKKDFGISFAECYDLYFNGTGGARIYSKLIIPKGVKDKKIPFILKFHGYQGQSSDWSRNIGIVASGIGLVMMDVRGQAGKSQDNGIFDGITVRGHIVKGVKEGRDKLFYKDVYLDTYLLSKIIENFEFTDKENMKVYGESQGGALSLACAALNQNIKSSFIIYPFLSDYKKVVELHTVTEAYAELYRYFKFIDPFHETEEEFFKTLSYIDVKNFAHRIKGKVVFIASLMDDVCPPETQFAVYNNLECEKKLLVMPEYSHEAMNVKVQDKIFNWATGSSIE; from the coding sequence ATGGAAAATTATTTGAATTATAAAGGGATAAGTCCTTTACCTGGTGATTTTGATGAGTTCTGGAATGAAGAAATCAGAAAGGCTGATAAATTTTTTAAAAAGGAATTAAAGTATGAGATGATAAAAAAGGATTTTGGAATATCTTTTGCAGAATGCTATGACCTCTATTTTAATGGTACAGGAGGAGCCAGAATCTATTCAAAACTGATAATTCCTAAAGGCGTAAAGGATAAAAAAATCCCTTTTATATTGAAATTTCATGGATATCAGGGACAGAGTTCAGACTGGAGCAGAAATATAGGAATTGTAGCTTCAGGAATAGGACTGGTAATGATGGATGTAAGGGGTCAGGCAGGAAAATCGCAGGATAACGGGATTTTTGATGGAATAACAGTTAGAGGGCATATTGTAAAAGGTGTAAAAGAAGGAAGAGATAAGCTTTTTTATAAGGATGTCTACCTGGATACTTATCTGTTATCTAAAATTATTGAAAATTTTGAGTTTACAGATAAAGAAAATATGAAAGTTTATGGTGAATCTCAGGGAGGAGCTCTTTCCCTGGCATGTGCGGCATTAAATCAGAATATAAAAAGCAGCTTTATAATATATCCTTTTCTGAGCGACTATAAAAAAGTTGTGGAATTACACACAGTTACAGAAGCTTATGCAGAACTTTACAGATATTTCAAATTTATAGATCCGTTTCATGAAACAGAGGAAGAATTTTTTAAAACTCTTTCATACATTGATGTAAAGAATTTTGCTCATAGAATAAAAGGAAAAGTAGTATTTATTGCAAGCCTGATGGATGATGTATGCCCGCCTGAAACACAGTTTGCAGTGTATAATAATCTTGAATGTGAGAAAAAGCTTCTAGTGATGCCTGAATATTCTCATGAGGCAATGAATGTGAAGGTGCAGGATAAGATATTTAACTGGGCTACGGGAAGCAGTATAGAGTAG
- a CDS encoding carbohydrate ABC transporter permease encodes MINLKSKIKRMGAYDVIANVIVFVLAIAALMPLVWLILNSVKTSADIYKMPPDWLPKYVYLGNYKELFHNQPAMRWLFNSFFVSFVTTVLTVIISSLAAYAFAKLKFKGSNFIYYMFIGSLMIPKETFIIPLFKIVTTFNWMNTYQAFIVPNLAACFGVFLLKGFFEQIPDSIRESAKIEGATEWQIFYKIMLPIAKPGIGALFILNFVTVWNDYLWQLLMSVNKQISTLTVGVAGLMQDLNPNFGLKVAGAAVASLPMIIIFVLFQQYFTRGISSGAVKE; translated from the coding sequence ATGATAAATTTAAAATCTAAGATAAAAAGAATGGGAGCATATGATGTGATTGCCAATGTTATAGTTTTTGTACTGGCAATAGCTGCCCTGATGCCATTGGTATGGCTGATACTTAATTCTGTAAAAACATCTGCAGATATTTATAAAATGCCTCCGGACTGGTTACCTAAGTACGTATATCTGGGAAATTATAAGGAACTGTTTCATAATCAGCCTGCAATGAGATGGCTTTTCAATAGTTTTTTTGTATCATTTGTAACAACAGTGCTGACAGTTATTATTTCTTCGCTGGCTGCTTATGCTTTTGCAAAGCTTAAATTCAAGGGAAGTAATTTTATATATTACATGTTTATAGGTTCTCTTATGATACCGAAGGAAACATTTATAATACCTTTATTTAAAATAGTTACTACATTTAACTGGATGAATACTTATCAGGCATTCATAGTACCAAATCTGGCGGCATGTTTTGGAGTTTTCCTGCTTAAAGGATTTTTTGAACAGATTCCTGACTCTATTAGGGAATCGGCCAAGATAGAAGGAGCAACAGAATGGCAGATATTCTACAAGATAATGCTCCCGATAGCAAAGCCGGGAATAGGTGCACTGTTTATTCTTAACTTTGTAACTGTTTGGAATGATTACCTATGGCAGTTGCTAATGTCGGTAAACAAGCAAATAAGTACACTGACAGTTGGAGTGGCAGGTCTTATGCAGGATTTGAATCCTAACTTTGGACTGAAGGTTGCGGGAGCAGCAGTTGCTTCACTTCCTATGATAATAATATTTGTTCTATTTCAGCAGTATTTTACAAGAGGAATATCTTCAGGAGCGGTTAAGGAATAA
- a CDS encoding dihydrolipoamide acetyltransferase, with amino-acid sequence MENDKLRATPAARNLAKKLGVDLFKVQGSGAKGRVHKEDVEIFNYEKRIHISPLAAKIAKEYDINLENVIGSGHNGKIMRDDILKLIAKPQEKEELIRHEVAKVVETKQINESDIEMIPMSPMRKVIAKRMSESYFTAPTFTLNYEIDMTETKALRAKILDIIFEKTGKKVTITDIISLAVIRTLMKHKYVNSSLTEDGNQIILHNYVNLAIAVGMDDGLLVPVIKNADKMTLSELVVKSKEIVSKALEMKLSPTEQSGSTFTISNLGMYGVQSFNPVINQPNSAILGVSGMIDKPVAVNGEIVIRPIMTLCLTIDHRVVDGLAGAKFMQDLKNLLENPISMLV; translated from the coding sequence ATGGAAAATGATAAATTGAGAGCCACACCTGCTGCAAGAAATCTAGCTAAAAAGCTTGGAGTGGATCTTTTCAAAGTTCAGGGCAGTGGAGCTAAAGGCAGGGTTCACAAAGAAGATGTAGAAATTTTTAATTATGAAAAAAGAATTCACATATCACCGCTTGCCGCCAAAATAGCTAAAGAATATGATATTAATCTTGAAAATGTAATTGGTAGTGGACATAATGGCAAAATAATGAGAGATGATATATTGAAGCTAATTGCAAAACCTCAGGAAAAAGAGGAACTTATAAGACATGAAGTGGCAAAAGTTGTTGAAACGAAGCAGATTAATGAAAGTGATATAGAAATGATACCCATGTCTCCTATGAGAAAAGTGATTGCCAAGAGAATGTCTGAAAGTTATTTTACAGCCCCAACATTTACATTGAATTATGAAATAGATATGACTGAAACAAAAGCTCTGAGAGCAAAAATTTTAGATATAATATTTGAAAAAACAGGAAAGAAAGTGACTATTACAGATATTATATCACTCGCAGTTATAAGGACATTAATGAAACATAAATATGTAAATTCAAGTCTGACAGAAGATGGTAACCAAATTATTTTACACAATTATGTGAACTTGGCAATAGCTGTAGGAATGGATGACGGTCTTCTTGTTCCTGTAATAAAAAATGCGGATAAAATGACTTTGTCTGAATTAGTTGTAAAATCTAAGGAAATAGTATCTAAAGCACTTGAAATGAAACTTTCTCCTACTGAACAGTCAGGAAGTACATTTACTATAAGTAACTTAGGAATGTATGGAGTTCAGAGTTTTAACCCTGTTATAAATCAACCTAACTCAGCAATATTAGGAGTTTCAGGGATGATAGACAAACCGGTAGCTGTAAACGGAGAAATTGTCATAAGACCTATTATGACTTTGTGTCTAACAATTGATCACAGAGTAGTTGATGGACTTGCAGGTGCAAAATTTATGCAGGATTTGAAAAATCTATTGGAAAATCCTATATCAATGTTAGTATAA
- a CDS encoding carbohydrate ABC transporter permease, with the protein MAKTGNVILKKSKGIENPITGYLFILPQLLLFVVFILYPIFEGFKMSLFRSTYAEEIFVGLENYKELFQDPVFMKSMLNTIMFVIGIVFLTIIFGLFVATTVYDKNPRYISFIRGSYYLPVMVSMVVMSMVWNFLLNPANGLITYLFNEIGIKNVSLLGNAKIVMYTIIFVTFVGNVGQSIILYIAAMIGIPSDYFEAAEIDGASRWQRITKILIPLVRPTTLYLTVINIIAVLKIFVVIQLLTGGGPNNASVTMMYYLYQNAFVYNNRGVAAAVGVLMFIFAVLLSIPQFKAFGDKK; encoded by the coding sequence ATGGCGAAAACAGGAAATGTGATTTTGAAAAAATCAAAAGGTATTGAAAATCCTATAACTGGATATCTGTTTATTCTGCCACAGTTACTTTTATTTGTAGTATTTATACTATATCCGATATTTGAAGGATTTAAGATGAGTTTGTTCAGATCGACTTATGCAGAAGAAATTTTTGTAGGTCTGGAAAATTATAAAGAATTGTTTCAGGATCCTGTTTTTATGAAATCAATGTTAAATACAATCATGTTTGTAATAGGAATAGTATTTCTGACAATTATTTTTGGACTTTTTGTGGCAACAACTGTATATGACAAAAATCCAAGATATATTTCATTTATAAGGGGTAGCTATTATTTACCGGTAATGGTTTCAATGGTTGTAATGAGTATGGTATGGAATTTCCTGCTGAATCCTGCTAACGGACTTATAACATATCTGTTTAATGAAATAGGAATAAAAAATGTAAGTTTACTTGGAAATGCAAAAATTGTAATGTACACAATTATATTTGTAACTTTCGTGGGAAATGTGGGACAGTCAATAATCCTATATATTGCCGCAATGATAGGAATTCCTTCTGATTATTTTGAAGCTGCAGAAATAGATGGAGCATCAAGATGGCAGAGAATAACAAAAATACTGATTCCTCTGGTAAGACCTACAACACTTTATTTAACAGTAATAAATATAATAGCAGTACTGAAAATATTCGTAGTAATTCAGCTGTTGACAGGTGGTGGGCCTAACAATGCCTCAGTTACAATGATGTACTACCTGTATCAGAATGCGTTTGTATATAATAATAGAGGAGTAGCGGCGGCTGTAGGAGTTCTGATGTTTATATTTGCTGTCTTGCTTTCAATACCTCAATTTAAAGCATTTGGAGATAAAAAATAA
- a CDS encoding ABC transporter substrate-binding protein, giving the protein MLKKFSGLLLVIMSLLFVVSCGDKKDAGGTTADGPVTIDIWLTPQWKGVYDAKEEGADYDSFLKKAAEEFKKENPNITVNVQVIPGDQRSDKLSVAIQTKTLPDAFFESIFAMTQYAHMGVLAPVDDIIDEETKKDIPQAIWDNVQIGGKTYFYPFGNNPGTLMYNADMFKKAGLDKYIKGEYEIATWTLEEYEEILKTLREKLPQDVAPMGLFAKNNQADTWNVAYLRMYGSPYFGQDGKLVVNDEAGVKALTKLDDWRKAGYTNSGPESLSSNDVLGLFQNQKVAISFANNNLMMNIKADMEAGKVGKFDVRLANIPGEKGPLSVTYIVGGMVFNTGNKAKMEAAKKFVKFFSTNKELVKASKNVIPVRDSVAKEVASELPFLKAYQENAKYIFNFSNNTPGYAELRNLLFPELQAVFTGAKNPKQALDSYVEQGNRVIEKEQKNSLALKK; this is encoded by the coding sequence ATGTTAAAAAAATTTTCAGGTTTATTATTGGTAATAATGTCTTTACTATTTGTTGTGAGCTGTGGAGACAAAAAGGATGCCGGAGGTACAACTGCTGACGGACCTGTAACTATAGACATATGGCTCACTCCTCAATGGAAAGGTGTCTATGACGCTAAAGAAGAAGGAGCTGACTATGACAGTTTCCTAAAAAAAGCTGCAGAGGAATTCAAAAAAGAAAATCCTAATATTACAGTTAATGTTCAGGTAATACCGGGAGATCAGCGTTCAGATAAGTTAAGTGTTGCAATACAGACAAAAACATTGCCGGATGCATTCTTTGAATCAATTTTTGCCATGACACAGTATGCACATATGGGAGTACTTGCACCTGTTGATGATATAATTGATGAAGAAACAAAGAAAGATATTCCTCAGGCAATATGGGATAATGTTCAGATAGGTGGAAAAACATATTTCTATCCATTTGGAAATAACCCTGGAACATTGATGTATAATGCTGATATGTTTAAAAAAGCAGGACTTGATAAATACATCAAGGGTGAATATGAAATAGCGACATGGACTTTGGAAGAATATGAAGAAATATTAAAAACATTAAGAGAAAAACTTCCTCAGGATGTTGCACCTATGGGTCTGTTTGCTAAAAATAATCAGGCTGATACATGGAATGTAGCTTATTTAAGAATGTATGGTTCACCTTATTTCGGTCAGGACGGTAAACTTGTTGTAAATGATGAGGCAGGAGTAAAAGCCCTTACAAAACTTGATGACTGGAGAAAAGCAGGATATACAAACAGTGGTCCTGAAAGCCTTTCTTCAAACGATGTACTTGGACTGTTCCAAAACCAGAAAGTCGCAATCAGTTTTGCAAATAATAATCTTATGATGAACATAAAAGCAGACATGGAAGCAGGAAAAGTTGGAAAATTTGATGTAAGACTTGCAAATATTCCTGGAGAAAAAGGACCTTTATCAGTTACTTATATAGTTGGAGGAATGGTATTCAATACAGGAAACAAGGCTAAAATGGAAGCTGCTAAGAAATTTGTTAAATTCTTCAGCACAAATAAAGAACTTGTAAAAGCTTCTAAAAACGTTATTCCTGTAAGAGATTCAGTTGCTAAAGAAGTTGCTTCAGAATTACCATTCTTAAAAGCGTACCAGGAAAATGCAAAATATATATTCAATTTCTCAAACAATACACCAGGATATGCAGAATTGAGAAACTTACTGTTCCCTGAATTACAGGCAGTATTTACAGGAGCAAAAAATCCTAAACAGGCTTTAGATTCTTATGTGGAACAAGGAAACAGAGTAATAGAAAAAGAGCAGAAAAATTCTCTTGCATTAAAAAAATAA
- the lpdA gene encoding dihydrolipoyl dehydrogenase: MATEIIMPKAGIDMTEGQIIKWNKKEGDKVETGEILLEIMTDKTSMELEAEDSGYLIKIIKGDGETVPVTEVIGYIGAEGEVAPEGISKDAVETSENVSDKKEKEPIKERGIEERNTAVKSEKGEDEFDVVVIGGGPAGYVAAIRAAQVGGKVAIVEKSELGGTCLNRGCIPTKTFLKNAEIIEGIEMSSKRGIILENEKFTVDMPKVVSLKNEIVKTLTNGVQGLLKSNSIKIFKGVGKINKDKDVVINGEKVLRTNKIILAGGSKVGSVNIPGIESKRVLTSDDILDLKELPKSLAVIGGGVVGVELGQAYLSFGSEVTVIEMMDRIVPGVDREASETLRKALEKKGMKILTSSKIKEIIDEGDKLRIKLEDKEDVVAEKALLSIGRVPDLEAVGELDLEMERGKIKVDKYMETSVEGVYAPGDINGIKMLAHAAFRMGEVAAENAILGNHREIKLETTPSAIYTIPEVGMVGLTEEEAKEKYDISVGKFAFVGNGRALASGDTTGFVKVIADKKYGEILGVHIVGQSAAEIINEASSLMTMEITVDEVIKTIHGHPTFSEALFEACADVLGEAIHLPKKK, translated from the coding sequence ATGGCAACTGAAATAATAATGCCTAAAGCAGGAATAGATATGACTGAAGGGCAGATAATAAAATGGAATAAAAAAGAAGGAGATAAAGTAGAAACTGGTGAAATCCTTCTTGAAATCATGACAGATAAAACAAGTATGGAACTGGAAGCAGAAGATTCGGGGTATTTGATAAAAATAATAAAAGGAGATGGTGAAACGGTTCCAGTTACAGAAGTTATAGGATATATAGGAGCTGAAGGAGAAGTCGCTCCTGAAGGAATTTCAAAAGATGCAGTGGAAACTTCTGAAAATGTGTCAGATAAAAAAGAAAAGGAACCAATAAAGGAAAGAGGAATTGAAGAAAGAAATACTGCTGTAAAATCTGAAAAAGGTGAAGATGAATTTGATGTAGTAGTAATAGGTGGAGGACCTGCCGGTTATGTTGCAGCAATAAGGGCAGCTCAAGTAGGTGGAAAAGTAGCCATAGTTGAAAAAAGTGAACTTGGTGGGACATGTCTGAATAGAGGGTGTATACCTACAAAAACATTCCTAAAAAATGCTGAAATAATCGAAGGAATAGAAATGTCTTCAAAAAGAGGTATCATTTTGGAAAATGAAAAATTCACAGTAGATATGCCAAAAGTAGTCAGTCTTAAAAATGAAATAGTTAAAACACTTACAAATGGAGTACAAGGTCTCTTAAAGAGTAATAGTATAAAAATCTTTAAAGGTGTTGGAAAAATAAATAAAGATAAGGATGTTGTAATAAATGGAGAAAAAGTATTAAGAACAAATAAAATAATACTTGCAGGAGGATCAAAAGTAGGTTCTGTGAATATACCTGGAATAGAAAGTAAAAGGGTTCTTACAAGTGATGATATACTTGATTTAAAAGAACTTCCAAAATCTCTTGCAGTAATTGGCGGTGGAGTAGTAGGAGTTGAACTGGGGCAAGCTTATCTGTCTTTTGGAAGTGAAGTTACTGTAATAGAAATGATGGATAGGATAGTTCCGGGAGTTGACAGGGAAGCTTCTGAAACATTGAGGAAAGCATTAGAGAAAAAAGGGATGAAAATACTTACATCTTCAAAAATTAAGGAAATTATTGATGAGGGGGATAAACTGAGAATAAAGTTAGAAGATAAAGAAGATGTAGTTGCTGAAAAAGCCTTGTTGTCTATAGGAAGAGTTCCTGATTTGGAAGCAGTGGGAGAACTTGATCTTGAAATGGAAAGAGGTAAAATAAAAGTAGATAAATATATGGAAACAAGTGTGGAGGGAGTATATGCGCCTGGAGATATTAACGGTATAAAAATGCTGGCTCATGCAGCATTCAGAATGGGAGAAGTTGCTGCTGAAAATGCAATTCTTGGAAATCATAGGGAAATTAAGCTTGAAACTACTCCTTCAGCAATATATACAATTCCGGAAGTCGGGATGGTAGGTCTTACTGAAGAAGAAGCAAAGGAAAAATATGATATAAGTGTTGGAAAATTTGCGTTTGTAGGAAATGGAAGAGCATTGGCTTCAGGAGATACTACAGGATTTGTAAAAGTAATAGCTGATAAAAAATATGGAGAAATACTGGGAGTACATATTGTTGGACAATCTGCCGCTGAAATCATAAATGAAGCTTCTTCACTGATGACAATGGAAATAACAGTTGATGAAGTAATAAAAACAATACACGGGCATCCTACATTTTCAGAAGCGCTATTTGAAGCATGTGCTGATGTTCTGGGAGAAGCTATACATCTGCCTAAAAAGAAATAA